In one Vicugna pacos chromosome 22, VicPac4, whole genome shotgun sequence genomic region, the following are encoded:
- the TIMM44 gene encoding mitochondrial import inner membrane translocase subunit TIM44 produces the protein MAAAAALRGGLCRCPRRCLSSGVHFLTSHNLVPFPHGTYQMRRPGGELLLSKSYSSGNRKGFLSGLLDNIKQELAKNKEMKESIKKFRDEARKLEESDALQEARRKYRTIESETMRTGEVIRKKLGEITGTVKESLDEVSKSDLGRKIKEGVEGAAKTAKQSAESVSKGGEKLGRTAAFKALSQGVESVKKEIDESVLGQMGPYRRPERLRKRKEFAGEKLKEEKVFEANEEALGVVLHKDSKWYQQWKDFRDNNVVFNRFFEMKMKYDESDNAFIRASRVLTDKVTDLLGGLFSKTEMSEVLTEILRVDPAFDKERFLQQCENDIIPNVLEAMISGELDILKDWCYEATYSQLAHPIQQAKALGLQFHSRILDIDNIDLAMGKMMEQGPVLIITFQAQLVMVIKNPKGEVVEGDPDKVLRMLYVWALCRDQDELNPYAAWRLLDISASSTEQVL, from the exons atggcggcggcggcggcgctgcggGGAGGCTTGTGCCGCTGCCCGCGG AGATGCCTCAGCAGTGGAGTTCATTTCCTGACCAGCCACAACCTAGTGCCCTTCCCCCATGGTACCTATCAGATGCGCCGGCCGGGTGGAGAGCTGCTcctg TCCAAATCCTATTCTTCTGGAAACAGGAAAGGCTTTCTCTCTGGCTTGCTAGATAATATAAAACAAGAATtagctaaaaacaaagaaatgaaagaaagtatAAAAAAGTTCCGAGATGAAGCCAGGAAGTTGGAGGAGTCAGATGCGCTCCAAGAAGCCAGGAGGAAATAC AGAACCATTGAATCCGAGACCATGCGGACGGGCGAAGTGATCCGGAAGAAGCTGGGGGAGATCACAGGCACCGTGAAGGAG AGTCTTGATGAAGTCAGTAAAAGTGACCTTGGCCGGAAAATCaaggagggtgtggagggagcAGCCAAGACCGCCAAGCAGTCTGCTGAGTCCGTGTCCAAAGGAGGGGAGAAGCTTGGCAGGACGGCTGCCTTCAAAGCCCTCTCCCAG GGTGTGGAGTCGGTAAAGAAGGAGATTGATGAGAGCGTcctggggcagatggggccctacCGGCGGCCTGAGCGGctcaggaaaaggaaagagtttGCCGGAGAGAAACTCAAGGAAGAAAAAGTGTTTGAGGCCAATGA GGAGGCCCTGGGGGTCGTGCTGCACAAGGACTCCAAGTGGTACCAGCAGTGGAAGGACTTCAGGGACAACAATGTGGTGTTTAACC GGTTCTTCGAGATGAAGATGAAGTATGACGAAAGTGACAACGCTTTCATCCGGGCGTCCCGCGTGCTGACGGACAAGGTCACAGACTTGCTGG GGGGCCTGTTCTCGAAGACGGAGATGTCGGAGGTGCTCACGGAGATCCTGCGGGTGGACCCCGCCTTTGACAAGGAGCGCTTCCTGCAGCAGTGTGAGAATGACATCATCCCAAACGTCCTGGAG gCCATGATTTCTGGAGAGCTTGACATTCTCAAAGACTGGTGCTATGAAGCA ACCTACAGCCAGCTGGCCCACCCGATCCAGCAGGCCAAGGCGCTGGGCCTCCAGTTCCACTCCCGCATCCTGGACATTGACAACATCGAC CTGGCCATGGGCAAGATGATGGAGCAGGGACCTGTGCTGATCATCACCTTCCAGGCCCAGCTGGTGATGGTGATAAAGAACCCCAAGGGCGAGGTGGTTGAGGGTGACCCG GACAAGGTCCTGCGGATGTTGTACGTGTGGGCACTCTGCCGAGACCAGGACGAGCTCAACCCCTACGCAGCCTGGCGGCTCTTGGACATCTCTGCCTCCAGCACAGAGCAGGTCCTCTGA
- the CTXN1 gene encoding cortexin-1 gives MSATWTLSPEPLPPSTGPPVGAGLDAEQRTVFAFVLCLLVVLVLLMVRCVRILLDPYSRMPASSWTDHKEALERGQFDYALV, from the coding sequence ATGAGCGCGACGTGGACGCTGTCCCCTGAGCCGCTGCCGCCGTCGACGGGGCCCCCGGTGGGCGCAGGCCTGGACGCGGAGCAGCGCACCGTGTTTGCCTTCGTGCTCTGCCTGCTCGTGGTGCTGGTGCTGCTGATGGTGCGCTGCGTGCGCATCCTGCTCGACCCCTACAGCCGCATGCCCGCCTCGTCCTGGACCGACCACAAGGAGGCGCTCGAGCGCGGGCAGTTCGACTATGCGCTGGTCTGA
- the SNAPC2 gene encoding snRNA-activating protein complex subunit 2, whose product MKPPQRRRAAPARYLGEVTGATAWDAREKRQLLRLLQARRGQPEPDASELALELPGRSEAEIQDFLRQLKGRVAREAIQRVHPGGPQGSRRRETQTPAPIEVWMDLAEKITGPLEEALTVAFSQVLTIAATEPLSLLHSKPPKPTQARGKHLLLSTPGGQEDLGPEAPGGQEAPGPAPKTQGPAPEASSESLAGPCAEGDFNVDFEKIYKYLSSISRGCPGPELSAAESAVVLDLLMALPKELSRLPCAALVEHMSDTFLRLTAPQPDPSSGSLGSIAEDDGTGSRGQEAAGQATSQAPGNAGPSKPIPIWQSAGVCPLNPFLVPLELLCQVAPPAR is encoded by the exons ATGAAGCCCCCGCAGCGGCGGCGAGCGGCTCCAGCTCGCTATCTAGGCGAGGTGACCGGCGCCACGGCCTGGGACGCCCGCGAGAAACGGCAGCTGTTACGACTACTGCAGGCGCGACGGGGCCAGCCGGAGCCGGATGCCTCCGAGCTGGCCCTGGAGCTGCCGGGCCGGAGCGAGGCCGAG ATCCAGGATTTTCTTCGGCAGCTCAAGGGCCGAGTGGCCCGGGAGGCCATTCAGAGGGTGCATCCAGGTGGCCCACAGGGTTCCAGGCGCCGAGAAACACAAACCCCTGCCCCCATCGAG GTGTGGATGGATCTGGCTGAGAAGATAACAGGCCCGCTGGAGGAAGCCTTGACTGTGGCTTTCTCACAG GTGCTCACCATCGCCGCCACGGAGCCCCTCAGCCTCCTGCACTCCAAGCCCCCCAAGCCCACGCAGGCTCGTGGCAAGCACTTGCTCCTCAGCACCCCTGGAGGGCAGGAGGACCTGGGCCCTGAGgcccctggagggcaggaggctcctggccctgcccccaagACCCAAGGCCCTGCCCCAGAGGCATCTTCTGAGTCCCTAGCTGGCCCGTGTGCTGAGGGAGACTTCAATGTGGACTTTGAGAAGATCTACAAGTACCTGTCATCCATCTCCCGCGGCTGCCCTGGCCCTGAGCTTTCCGCAGCTG AGTCAGCTGTGGTCCTTGACCTGCTCATGGCACTTCCCAAGGAGCTGTCCCGACTGCCCTGCGCTGCCCTGGTTGAACATATGTCGGATACGTTCCTACGCCTGACGGCCCCCCAGCCCGACCCTTCCAGTGGGAGCCTGGGATCCATTGCTGAGGATGATGGGACAGGCTCCAGGGGGCAAGAGGCGGCTGGCCAGGCCACCTCTCAGGCCCCTGGAAATGCTGGGCCCAGCAAACCAATACCCATTTGGCAGTCAGCTGGGGTCTGCCCCTTGAACCCGTTCCTGGTGCCCCTAGAGCTTCTGTGCCAGGTGGCACCCCCTGCAAGATGA